From the genome of SAR324 cluster bacterium:
CTTCGCAGGGAACAACTTCATGGATAAGTACCCTTTGGGCTCCAGAAATACTGATGCGCATGTTGATCTCATCAGGGAGACTAGTCAACGCATTTGTCTGAAGTCTCAAAAAATTTACTCAGAGGTTTCTCCATTTTTTGAGATAGAAATTTGATGAAACCATGAGGATGCCTAAGAGAATCATAGCACCACCAAACCATACCTTTGGACCGGGTTCGTCCCCCCAGAAGATGATTGCCATCAAAACAGCGAAGATGGGAGTCAAGAGGTAATATGGAGTGATGCAACTGACAGGTTGTTGCTGTAACAACCAGAAGTTGATTCCATGACCGATGATCGAGGAGAAAATTACAGCATGCAGCACGGAGATCCAATTAATCCAAGTAGCAGATTCAATTTTTTGCCAATGACCTTGTTCAACCATTATTGACAGGAAAAATATCGGCAATATTCCACATAGGCCTGTCCAAGCCTGTAGGGTCAGTGGGTTGATCCCCTTCAGTTTGTGCCGAACCATCAGACTACATATTGCCATCACCGCGGTTGCTGCTAGCATGATCACCATCGAATCCAGTTGAGTGAAGATCACTGCATCAAAGCTCATCACAGCAAATCCCAGAAAGGCGATACCTATTCCCAAACCGACGCTCCAATTGAGTTCTTCTTTCAGAAAAATCAAAGCAAGGATGGCTGAGATCGGAATGTAGGCTTGGGAGGTGAGTGCCAGGGACGCAATATCAACAGCCAGATGAAATGCGGTCATTCCTAATCCAAAGTGCAAAATCCCCATCAGGCAAGTGACCTGCAGGAATGCTTTTCGATTCTCTCTCGGGAATCCTCTCAGGAAGGGTAGTAAAAACAGGACTAAACCTGCATAGCGAATACTTAGTGATAAGTAGGGGCCGAGATGAACGACGTTCATCTTGATGGAGAGGAACCCGGAGCCCCAAGCCAGGTTCACGACGAAGATAGCCCACCAGTGTTTCGTTAACAAAGTGTTCGAATTTTTAAGGAGTGGAGACTTCGTGAGGTCAATTCGGAAGGTTCAAATTGAGGTCAAAAATAAAACTGTAAATTCAAGAGTTCGACGAGCTTTTCTAAGTGGGTTTGACATTACACGGGAACAGTGTTTTGTTGGAAAACTTTTCGCTTTTCACAAAAAATTATCTAATATTTCTAGGAAATCTAATGGCTGAAGAAATTTTAATAACAAGCCAAGCGTTTTTTCGTCATGAATGTTTGGCCGATCTGGAGAGCAGATACCTTATCCACAGACT
Proteins encoded in this window:
- a CDS encoding DMT family transporter is translated as MLTKHWWAIFVVNLAWGSGFLSIKMNVVHLGPYLSLSIRYAGLVLFLLPFLRGFPRENRKAFLQVTCLMGILHFGLGMTAFHLAVDIASLALTSQAYIPISAILALIFLKEELNWSVGLGIGIAFLGFAVMSFDAVIFTQLDSMVIMLAATAVMAICSLMVRHKLKGINPLTLQAWTGLCGILPIFFLSIMVEQGHWQKIESATWINWISVLHAVIFSSIIGHGINFWLLQQQPVSCITPYYLLTPIFAVLMAIIFWGDEPGPKVWFGGAMILLGILMVSSNFYLKKWRNL